Below is a genomic region from Prunus persica cultivar Lovell chromosome G3, Prunus_persica_NCBIv2, whole genome shotgun sequence.
CATGATGAAAATTACTTGACTCACAAAGTCACAagtcaaaaacagaaaagtacAGTACCGGACTTAATGGTTGTAGGGTCATTTGAGCATATACTTCATCAGTCTCCACATCTGCCTGTACcatacaaaatttaaaaaaattaaggagcATCCCGTGAAATGGCACAGAGAAGATGCAAGCCGGCTGACACTTACATGCATTGTCACATTATGCAGCTGACATATTAGTTGTGGAGGCAAGTTGGGGTAATTTGGAATATGGGCATCCACTTCCTTATTGGTTGATGCAGCAACCTGTACAAGAAATATCAAGAATTAAAAACAATTACTGAATACCCTCTCAAAAACTAGTGTTCAGGACGTTGTGGTTAATAGATATTAGAAGCTTCAGCTGCTTAAGCACACAACAATCGTACTCATAAGTTTTGGATTATATTAAAGTAATTGATGTAATGATatgtataaaatgaataagaGACAAAGTTATAACTAGACACTATGTAAATACCaaagaagtaaaaagaaaaccttCAACCcatcctttattttttatttttttctataggAGTAATTGAACATACATCTATAATTACACAGCCTACATTTCAAACTTATTAGACAAAAATAAGACAATAGTAACAAGAGACTTCCTTGAACCAAAGTTCCTATTCTACATACtgcaaaccaaccaaatgtTTTCTCCTGATACCATTCAGAAGGAAAAATCTGAATTCAACAATAAATGAGATAGCGATCCAGTTGCTGACCTGCTCACTGTGACCCTGTGGAAAGTAGACTACACGACTTCCAAGAAGAGGCAAAGACACCAGGGGCCCCGCGCATGCATGCCAAAGCTCAGAATTCAAACACTTCTTCTCCCCTGCACATAGTTTCTATGCTTGCATGAGTATGCGTGACATGAAATTCATAGCATCAAAATCCTAActcttaaattaattgaaGACAGAAATGCAAGACTAGTTTTAGTGATAATGGCATGTTGTTAATTCGTTTACAGGTGCAACCACTTCAAATCATAAAACCAAATTTCCACCCAGAACCCCATCAAGCAGTGAATGGGCAGTTGAGATAATTGTAAAATAGTAAGATGGGTGTTTAGTCACCTTAAACTCAATGCTCGAACAGACAAGCAACATATGCAGAGAATGTGACTATTTTTACAATGAATTAACTCCGGaaagacacacacacactggTGAAATGAATATTCACTAGGTCTGTTCAATGACCGCTTATTTAAGACATGCACATATAACGGTCACCTTAAACGTGGCTCAATCGTTTAGActaaatccaaaacaaaagaagcatAAATGTATGCAAGATAATGCCTCAGAGTCGATTAACTAATGCTTTTAAGGACGTATTAAATTTCAGACGAGAAAAATGGAACGAGCCAAATAAAGCACAAAAAAGTGCATACCTTCCTGAGGCTGGTGATTAAAACCCGAAGCCGATGATGAAGACGAAAGTCTCATTTCTTCGAAAGCCCGAAATGCAACCTCCTTTCACCACCTACTGAAACCCCCTTTAGCCCCAGTAAAACCAAACCCAACTTAAACAAAGATTCAAATATCAGTCCCCTCCTTATTCCTTGCACATATTAGCACCCATTTCTGAACCCTTTCACCTCTAAATCATCAAATGCAGTGAAAAGAaagcccccccccccccccccccccccccaagcaaaaaccagaaaatatcAACTACACCTCTGGGAAAATATCATCCAAAACCAGTGCCAATACAGAAGACAACACCTCTCACCCTCATACCCCCCAGATCTTCTTCACCCTACCAAAACCCACCACATTTACCCTAATAAGAACCCTAAACCCCCAACTGACACCTCCAAGCTCAGAAATTTATGAACACTTGCAAGCTCCACAGaaaccctagactacccagaTCTCAGAAATTGAACAGTAACTTACGAGTAAGCTTGAACAGAGAATGAGAGAACTCTTACTGAGCTGAGAGTGACATTTTCAGAAGCACCGATTTGACTGCCAAAAGAGCTGAGCTTTAGCTTGGTCTGCTGCTTGTGAAGCctgagagagaaagatagagagagagttcGGTTGAGAGAAGCTTTATTGGTCTTCGTTGAGGGCTTGTTTGGTCTACGATCAATTAATACAGTGGTAATTATTGCTGGTGGGGTAATGTAATGTTCATAGGGATGGCTGTCAGAAGCAAATAGAAATAGGAGGACCAAAACTCTAACTTCTCTCCCTATTTTACCCTAgcctttttcccctttttgcAATCTTGGCCATTACCCTCTCTCTAGgcccttttttcctttctatttttctcccCTACCATTCAATTTTCCCTTTATTCCTCTTTTGGAATTTGCCAATCTTTTTCATGTTGgcttttggaaaattttcatttttatttcataaaagGGAAAGATGATTTGGTTATCATTGGTTTCTCCATGTGAATTAAAtagtttttaaattgaagtaaGTTAAATTACATTTATTGTGAACTCTGTTATTGTTTTCTCCATAAAGCTTTTGATCTAACTTCCCTAAATGTCAGTTTGGGAGACTTAATTTGTGCATGGTTTGAGTTGAAATGTCTTTAAATTTAATAGAACGTCCCCATGTGTGCCCACATTTGGCAACTTCCTTGGAAGGTTTGCTGCATTCATTATTAGTAGCTTCTTATGGTTCTGGTTATAGTTCCATGTGTCATCTATCAAGCACTTACGACCTCAATTGTCACTTCAATCCTAGCTGCCACAAATTAATGTTAAAAgacttttgtatttttcttgtaaATTATATGCAGGAGGTTTTGGTTCATATTGCttcaaaattgtaaattttaaGTCTTGTTTGAGCTCATTCTTGTGTGTACATGTGGAGAAAGACTTTCACGAAATGAAAATAGTATTATTTTGCTATCTAATCAATAATGCTACGACACGCTTAATAACATTTTCATGTGCAATTTAGTTCTTCTTCATCcgtgagagagagatctgCAACagatatttaaaatttcttattTCATTAAAGGACAATATTATCTCATACATAACAGGTAGCTTGAATAAACTAAGTATAGCATGGCTTTCTAGTGAGAACCATATCTTGACCACATTCAACCGAAAGCTAGGTGTAGCCGTTGAGAAGATAGCAGCATCTCCCatgcttctctcttttttttaacttcCATCTGTAGTTGCCTTGATTTTTACTGCACACTGCatagagaaacaaaagaacattAGTAATGTTCTCACATTTCACCTCTCACGTTCTAATCACATGACTAAACGTAGGTGCTAATGAGGTGATCATAGGGGTTGTATACAACAGTTGTATATCGATGCAGTGCATACAAAAATTACTTACTCGTTGCAATTGACACTCCTAGAAATGGGAACGTTGATTTGGACTTTACACGCAGTGGGGAGACCAGCTGCGACGTCTTCCTTAATGTTTTGGTAGTGATCTGCGGTGTCCTTGAGGCATTGGCAGGCTGCACGCCTGTCTTTGGTGGTTGAAGCGAGCTGGTTCAGACCAGAAACCCCATTGCAACACGCTGTGGGTGGGCTACCAGTGCCACTGGTGAGATATGGAATGCAGGGAGCGACAGATGACACCACTTGTTGGCAAGTGACTGTGGCCTGCCCCGGTTTAACCAAGACCAACATggccgccaccaccaccatcactaAAGCTATAACGAcacccttcattttcttttctgttttttgtacGTTTGAGTTTGAGATCGATGGAGTGCTACAATGTTTGCTAATTGACTTAATGTTGAGCTTAATTGTTCATGTATGGAAGTTTAAGTTGTGGTTTTGATGGGTAAGGTTTGAAGGGTATTTATAGTTGCCACTAGAAGATATATGCAAGATCATGAGGGGGATTATTGGTGTAGCAGAAGCCGTTATGAAACTTAAGCAGCCTTTGCATGGTCCCTATCTCTTCGCTGGGTTAGGCCTTTGCTGCATGCCAAGAGCGTTACAACTTTCTTCCAAAAGAAAGCGGAATTGGTTTTCCTGCCATGTGTATAACTCTTGCTTATGAAAGGGGTCGTTTAATGTATTGCTTGCaccagtttttgttttccacaCAGTAAACACTGCTAAATCTCGTTCCGTGAGCAGCTTACAAAAACATGGAAAGCGATAATCCGAAGATGAACTCGATATTGTGCTTTAAGTTTAAAAAGCATGTATGAAACACTAATTGTGCCATTTTTGTCAATCAGAATGTATATAAATGCTAATTATGTCAGTTTTACACCAAAAAAGGTTTAATAAGGAATTTTAAGATGAAAGATCAGAAAATATGGTTCTTCTGACATTGCTCAATTTGTTCCAAATGGGGCTGAGGCAATATGGTGTATACAGGTTTAGGAACACTGGGTTTCAGTTGGGGAAAACAGAAGGGCATGGACGCTAGAAAAATGGAGCATGCAACAAAAGCACACAAGGCGCTTTTAGCACACTTGAAATCATTCTTTACTTCACTATTGATAGAGATACTTTTACATGCAAAGCTAAGATAGTATCAGAAATTGACACAGTGGTATATTCATAGAATTAGCCTGCCAACACTTCAGAATGATTTCTTAACCaaaagaatttatatattgatgatgatttcattttcaatttcgaGCAGCTTGTTTTCCTTTCACTTCATCACTGATCCTTCCCACTATACAATTCATAAACTAACAGTCAGAGTCAGCTTTTGAAGGCATTCTCAAGAGATTCTTTCATACAAAAATTCCATGCTACCAATGCTGCTCCAACTGCAGGCTCTACCTGATGGTGattcaagaaaacaaatacagCAGCATTGTAAAAGAGCATACCAGAAATTCCACAAAATAACATCTGTGTACACAAGCATATGGGTTGCTAACTTGGTCGTTAGTAGGACTTCTGATAAATTATAGAAACAATTAGTATCTTCTAATTGATTATTGTTCCTTAGTCTATTTGTGTGTTGTCCACTTTTCATCTACTCTCTAATTATCGTTTGACATGAAGAcacttttcctttttatccAAGATAGGGAAGCCCGCCAATAGAAACTGTACTCAAGAAGCCATCTACGGAAAGTAGCAGGCTCACCCTTTAAATCTCATTTGCTTCAAATATGAAAAGTTTATTGAAGTGAGGCATAAAATATGCTTACCTTCGGCCTAATAGGAACTGCCCCCGGGTAGTCCTTGGAGATGCATTTAATGACTTCCTCTCCTATATCCCACCTCTTATTTTCATCAAGAACACCACCAACCATGACAAGGGGAAAAGAATCTTTTCCCTCTGCaattattttaaacaaaaaatgaaattagcaTGCAGAGTAGGGACTCCCTACCTTTCAATTATTGCAAGGCAGTATATAAACTCGAATCTGATACACATATAGAATATCCATCATGAACACAGCAATAATACAACACCATAAGTAGAAGGAATGGGTATAGCACAAAGGCAaaacatttgaaaataaaataagccaGTAAGGAATGGCAATAACTTTTCTGCTCCCTGTATGCAGTTTATtaagcattttctttttttgcaactgcatatttaaatagtatcaCTACCCTACCACTAAATGATTAAAATTTTACGAAGTCATGCATAACCTCATGACCTATTATACATCACACAAATCCAAACAAgaattcctttaatttttttcagttttttgttCAGTATGTCACACCTGGACCACACAAGCCAAGTCTTTGAACAACAGCTTTCACACTCAACCTCAATTCCTCGACTGAATCAAACAAGATCTTATTTGCAACCTCATCACCAGCAATTGCACAACATACAACAACTGGAACAAGTGCTGCAATGCGAGCCCAAGATGGATCTGCATAGGTCCACCTGAAATCCAATTGAAAATTATAGTGGTTATCTGATACCCCATACAATTACATCCCGGATGCTCATTTCTATCAAGGTTCTCAATTCATTTTCCTCAAGAAGGTTCGCAGAGACATACAAAATACCACATACTCTTTAAATGAAACATATTCCAATCGAGAATGCATGACAAATTCAATGGAAAAGATACACATAATTGCCATTTCAAGATCAATGGGGTTATTTCCACACCCCTATGTGAGATGCGACCGACTTTTGACTCCTCTCACGTAGAGGTGCAGATAAAACCACGTAATCTAAGAAGAAGAATCTCAAGATATAAAATGTTTGCATGCCAATGGAACCAGAGAACGTAGATCATACACATCTATACCAGGTTTTAACTACTACAATAAGTGGAACTTCCCAatatttacagattgcaaCAAATATATGACAACTAGTAACACCATTTAACTACTACAATAACCAACACCATTTGAGGGATTGCAACAAACGAATTTACAGATTGATGGAACAAACCTTGTCATTTATTTTCGCCAAAACTGCCTTAAAGATTGGCTGCAGACTGTAAGATCCCAAAATGACAACTAGTAACTTAACCAATATATGTGAAGATGACAATTATAAGTTTCAGATAGATACCCGATGAGTTCATCTGGAGAAGAAAGACCAAGCTTCCCTAAAATACTAGACATAAGCATTGTATGTGGACCACGACCATCATGGGCCCTTATTACAGCGGTTAATGCCTGTGCAGCTATTCCGTATCCACTGCAAGTAAAAAGAACATTACCTTCAGTAAAAACTTCTGGGAAAGGAAAAAGACGGATATCGTAAAAAAGAAGCCCACATCCTGAATGCAGAAACTACCAGAATACTACTCAAAAAGTGATATTAAGTTTATTTGACACATTGATTGATTTATACATGGCCACGAAATCTTACAATTAAAGCACAACATTATCAGGCAGGGAGCAACTGTAGAATATAGATGGATCACAATCATACTGCTGGGGAGTTCAAATCGTCAATTTATAAAGTTCAATGCAAAATGATGAGCAGGAAAGGGAAAATTAACaatgaaaatagaaagaatTTTACGGGATTTCAACAGTAAGATTAATTCAAAACATATAATCAAGAAGTGAGTAAAAGTGGAAGTCTTTTTCCCAgtgattgtttctttttacaaCCCTTGTATCATTTCATGTACTTGATGGTTAAGGTGACCTAGCTACAAAAGATGTAGGAAACCTCCAATGACAACAAGGAACCACCTTCATTAAAGTAGGAGCATCTCGGGGACAGAGCTAGAAATAGGAAAATCAAGATCCGAACAACAAGGCTATACCTTCCCCAATCACCTAAGGTAGGTCCTGCGCCAGCTGCCCGAGCTTCTCTACCGTCTTCTGTGAACCCATATGCAATGGTCCCCGTGCCAGCAATTAGAACACACCCATGAAGTTTTCCCAAAGTCCCACAAGCTAGAGCTGCCACAGCATCATTCTGAACATACAACCTTGCATTGCTGGGGAATACATCCCTGTTCATATCAAGACAAGATTAAAGCTTTTAGTACTAAACATTAATCTGAGATTGATATGTGCCAAAACCAACAAGGGTCTGATGaaagcaataaaaaataagcACCCAACAAGTAAATAActttaaaagtaaaataaatatttaaaaaaaacacatacagGAACAATGTGCGATCATAGAGACTTGAAAATAATACCTAAGCCAATCTAATATCCTCTGCTGATCAGTGGGATGGTTGACACCAGAAACCGCCAAACAAACAGCTCGAACCGCCGACCGGTTCGAACCGGACTTAGCCAGCGCTTCAGCCATCACCTGCTCCAATGTATCCCTTGCAGCAGCCTCTAAGGTTTATCAACAAGTTATTCAATTAGATCAGATACAAAAATCGAAACAGTTGCGATCAACTGACGAACCATGAACAGAAGAACAATTACCGCCAACGCTGTTGTGGTTGGTGCAACCGGCGACTGCTCGAGCAAGAACGGGAACTGGGTCGGGGAGAGGATCGGAGAAGGGCAAAATCGGCATGCAAATGCAGACGGTGGAGGTGGTGCCGCCGTCTAAACCCAAGATGACGTCTCCGGCGCCGGCGGCCACCGGCATTTGGTTCTCAAAGTCCCAGACTTCGCCATTCCTGTACCGCTTCATCTGGGTTTTTGGTGGTgattggattgaattggatttgaGTGTTTGTTTTGACGAATCAGAGCTTTAAAAGGCTCCAATGGAGGCGTGCTCTCTCTGTCAAAGACACATACGGATAATAGGAAGAGAACAAGGAAGAGGGTTGGGGGAGTCAGATGTTTTTGGGACCgtgttcaaaagaaaataatattcatTTCAAATGgtggggttttttttgttttggttctcGGACGGCAAAATGGGGggccataaataaatttataactcATATGCTAATGATTATTATTTCTAATTGAAGATGCTTTATGCATAACTAGCTACTTGGcacatgcatgatttttttttttttaatttaaaaaaaaaaaatatggatagttatgttccataaaaatagaatttattatttaattttacttttatttttatttttttaaatatgaaaaaatgtgaatttaccatattattctaatttaattaataattttaattcttattatttgaattaaccaagagcatttttggtattttgaatgtttcaccattctctgtcttttgctttatatatatagattctgTTCTTTGatgatttggaattttttctcatagattattttctttacttctgtcaaattctttcaaatattttgttaaattcTTTCAAATATGGTTTGGGACAGTTTAGTCGTATCATGGGTTGATTAAATTATGGTTGTATTTCTTTGCTTCCATTATCATTTTgacgttttcaattttttattttaatggcATTCCAAACATAATTCACAATATCTATTTAGAACTAATCCCATGGAAAGCTAAAAACAACCCTTGCAGCTAAAGCAAGATGGTGCACTTGAATTCACATTTGCAATCAACTAACCAATTCATGTACATGTTGAACAGAATTATGTATTGTTAAAGGTGTGGTATGGATAAGAAAGACTATGCAATCCTCCCAAACCAAAGTCCCAAGCTAAAATACTGATGACAGTTGCTCTGCTTCCATTCTAGAATGCAAGGCGTTGGCAAGTTGGGGAAATGAGGGTTTTCCAACCAACGATCAAGGTTCAAGCAGGAGGGCATCGATGTTCCGTTTTCCTTCTGGGCCCTTTGTGTACCATGATGACACATAATCTCCATAAACAATTTCCCGGTAGAGGGGAGGAGTTAACGCACTGGTAAGCTCAGAAGCAGGGGATACTTTCACCGTCTTGGCTGGATCATGAAATGTAGCAACTGAGAGCCGTGCCTGATTGGAATTGGTTAAAGCCCTATGTTGAGCACTCCTGTACTTCCCATTGGTCATTATCTGCAGGCAAGATAATCCACTGTTAGAGAATAAACATAATTCACATGATTGCTCCACTTGTTCAATTAATTTCATTCTACAAAACAAATCCTATGAAAGAAAACGCACTTGGATCCAAAGAATGACAAGAATCCTGTAAAGCACATGTTGGCGATCCGATTATCAGCTTAGAGAGAAGACATTGATAGGTATAAGCCTCAAGCACTGCATTTTTTAGTTTCAGATCGTCTCAGCTCAAGTCCACTAGGTACAATCCAAAACTGAACCACTTAAATCAGTACCTTTGAGTATTGATCCAAGGCCCCAACAGTGAAAGTCAGTTTCGTAGTGGTTGGATTAATTAGAGGTTCCTCTACATGTCACAGTTATTTGTGATCTAAATTAAATCCAATTATTACGACAAATCAGAAAGGACAATGACCAAGCCTCAATGTGTTCCATGGGACCCAAACTTAATATCCCTAACCAAATCATATAAGAACAAtgaaaaaacatagaaaaataagtacaaCTGAGGGTTGATGTCATGCCAATGTCTAGAAATAGTGGTTGTCAATGACATCAAACAATTAGCAGCTTCATTGAAGACAAAATAAAGtgcttaaaaaaattatggctTAACCCTTGCACGAAGTGTAAAAGCAGGCCTATGATATACAGTGTGACTCCTTATAGACTGACAGATTTTGCAACATGTGAAATTTTTAGTATGTCATGACCAACAGCAACTAAGAGCACATATACCAAGCAGTAGGTCTTAACTTGGTTGGCTACACATACAGTCAACGTAGAGCCATATTAACCTATGTTTATTCTCAAACCATTTGTCCTAATTGACCAAGAATgaacaaaaaccaaaccaaagaaaacaaaaataaggttACTTGGTCAGCTTGTCCTCAGGTCCCCTCAAACGAATACTATAATAACAGGCTGAAAATCAATACGTCAagcaaatataaaacaaaaacgatCAGAAGCCTGGCCAAGACCGACAGATAAGCACAACTACCCAGACAAAAACGTTGATGTCTCTAGACATAATAGAACATATTGCTACCAGTACCACTTGATTCAATTCAATATCATCGAGAAGCCTAAAAGCTAAAAGAATACCATGAAATACACTCATCACGATTCATCCACTGAGAGTTTCCTGGGATTCAAGCATATTTTTATCTGGAGAAAATGTGATTCGGCAAACTATAATTCCAAAGCATCATGGTAATGGACTGAATATATTTAAGAAGGCATAAGCATCAACTGACAACGACTCAGCTTCtcttattaataataaaattaaagaaggCACAGTACAAGACACTTCTCCATGCCTATTTTATTTCAGAAAATCCTTCGAATCTTTTAATAGACTAATACAAAGTCATAACAAAGAAAGTTGATCATAGCAATTTGACACTGTTCAAGATAAGTTAAACTCACTGCATTCTAATTTCTACTGCCCTCCTTTCTTTCTCACCAATTTAGCTCATTTCTttctaaaaatgaaaactgcaaatTTTTCATAGTTTGGTCCGCTAAAAGAAGAATACGAAGGTGTGTGTTTGATGTTTGATAGATGATGAGGTACCTCGGTTTGGTCAGCTAGAAGAACAACAATGGCATCACCACCCAAAGGCTTCACAGGAACCCACTCTCCGTCTTTAAGCACCTCAAGCCCACCCACCTCGTCCTGGACCAACAGCGTAATCGCACCAAAATCCGAATGGGCCTGCAGGCCCAAAGTCAGCTCAGGCTGAGGACACGGTGGGTAATAGCTGATCGTAATGTTCTGCCAAAACTCCCCAACCGCCTCCTCTAAACGCCGCGTTTCAAGCCCCAGGCTCTCGGACGCCAGCCCCAGCAGCTCTCGCGCCAGCGAAGCAATTTGATCGCTGTACTCGGAAACCACCTGGCGGTAATCTGCGGGGAAATGGGGCCATCGCGTGGGGTTCCGGCGCCGGAGGGGGAGGGTGTGGTGATCGAAGTAGTCCCTCCAGTCCAAAACGGTGTCGTCCTTCTCCAGCATCCGGCTGCCGTAGCCCTCCGACGCCGACGAGCTCGGATCGCACGCATACTTGAGTTTGTCTTCGACTGAGCTGTCGTTGAAGAAGGTGAGGCCCGCGCGCTTGATGGCGTCGACTATGCTGGCAGGAACGCCGTGGTTGGTGACGTGGAAGGCGCCCCAGTCCCGGCAGGCTTGCCCAATTGAGGCCCGAACTGAATCACGTCGGGTCGGGTCGAGGCCGAAAAGGTTGATGAGCGGAATGttggttgaagaagaaggtCGATTGGGTCGGTGCTGGGGAGGTTGAATGTATTGTGGCGGGACTTGGTTGAGGCCGGCTTGGGCTAAGCTTTGAACTCTGATGGGCTCCGCTGATATTTCCATTTCTATCGAATTGGAATGAATTTACAGAGAAAGATACAGAGCGATGTGATGATG
It encodes:
- the LOC18784323 gene encoding non-specific lipid-transfer protein A yields the protein MKGVVIALVMVVVAAMLVLVKPGQATVTCQQVVSSVAPCIPYLTSGTGSPPTACCNGVSGLNQLASTTKDRRAACQCLKDTADHYQNIKEDVAAGLPTACKVQINVPISRSVNCNDVQ
- the LOC18782289 gene encoding probable 2-oxoglutarate-dependent dioxygenase At5g05600, producing MEISAEPIRVQSLAQAGLNQVPPQYIQPPQHRPNRPSSSTNIPLINLFGLDPTRRDSVRASIGQACRDWGAFHVTNHGVPASIVDAIKRAGLTFFNDSSVEDKLKYACDPSSSASEGYGSRMLEKDDTVLDWRDYFDHHTLPLRRRNPTRWPHFPADYRQVVSEYSDQIASLARELLGLASESLGLETRRLEEAVGEFWQNITISYYPPCPQPELTLGLQAHSDFGAITLLVQDEVGGLEVLKDGEWVPVKPLGGDAIVVLLADQTEIMTNGKYRSAQHRALTNSNQARLSVATFHDPAKTVKVSPASELTSALTPPLYREIVYGDYVSSWYTKGPEGKRNIDALLLEP
- the LOC18784005 gene encoding N-acetyl-D-glucosamine kinase, with the protein product MKRYRNGEVWDFENQMPVAAGAGDVILGLDGGTTSTVCICMPILPFSDPLPDPVPVLARAVAGCTNHNSVGEAAARDTLEQVMAEALAKSGSNRSAVRAVCLAVSGVNHPTDQQRILDWLRDVFPSNARLYVQNDAVAALACGTLGKLHGCVLIAGTGTIAYGFTEDGREARAAGAGPTLGDWGSGYGIAAQALTAVIRAHDGRGPHTMLMSSILGKLGLSSPDELIGWTYADPSWARIAALVPVVVCCAIAGDEVANKILFDSVEELRLSVKAVVQRLGLCGPEGKDSFPLVMVGGVLDENKRWDIGEEVIKCISKDYPGAVPIRPKVEPAVGAALVAWNFCMKESLENAFKS